One region of Baekduia soli genomic DNA includes:
- a CDS encoding GGDEF domain-containing protein has product MARSVPRRLPILLLLAACLVAIPFVREDLGPGRSSVPAALVAIVACDLVVAGVLTTRFLAFGSATRLGLACAYLFAGLLAAAHAIAVPGGLTTHGALGADPAPAWLWAAGHAVLPVALAGALWGGPPAMRRRLAAPTLHRGRTAVIALVLVAAVAAGIAAAVMAVGAHLPDATSGGELTTFGLLAGAVVLVADATALLIVARRGRRSELERRLLFVVTCAVAATALTLVASDRHSLGSYAAGALDLLGAGVVLATLLIGLERLGAFGSADERAGDADPLTGVLTRAAALVAAEHLHRTRGPGAPLGLALVDVDGLKRIGDRHGPLAADAVLLTVATRLREQLRDADVLGRAGEEGFLVLLPDTDADGVTLAIDRAVAAVRDEPVGTWAHDVRTTASGGIAMVGPDDDGIAVALAAADLALNQAKAHGRDQVVSPARGQVVPLRRAGVGPPQD; this is encoded by the coding sequence ATGGCCCGTTCCGTCCCGCGCCGCCTACCCATCCTCCTCCTGCTCGCCGCGTGCCTGGTCGCGATCCCGTTCGTGCGCGAGGATCTCGGTCCCGGCCGCTCCAGCGTGCCCGCGGCGCTCGTGGCGATCGTCGCCTGCGACCTCGTCGTCGCCGGCGTGCTGACCACGCGCTTCCTGGCCTTCGGATCGGCGACCCGCCTCGGCCTGGCCTGCGCCTACCTCTTCGCCGGGCTGCTCGCGGCCGCCCACGCGATCGCCGTGCCCGGCGGCCTCACGACCCACGGCGCGCTCGGCGCCGACCCGGCTCCGGCGTGGCTGTGGGCCGCGGGCCACGCGGTCCTGCCCGTCGCCCTGGCCGGCGCCCTGTGGGGCGGCCCGCCCGCCATGCGCCGTCGCCTGGCCGCCCCGACGCTGCACCGCGGCCGCACGGCCGTGATCGCGCTCGTGCTGGTCGCGGCCGTCGCGGCGGGCATCGCGGCGGCCGTCATGGCCGTCGGCGCCCACCTCCCCGACGCGACCTCCGGCGGAGAGCTGACGACCTTCGGCCTGCTGGCCGGCGCGGTGGTCCTCGTCGCCGACGCCACCGCGCTGCTCATCGTCGCGCGGCGCGGGCGCCGCAGCGAGCTCGAGCGCCGGCTGCTGTTCGTCGTCACGTGCGCGGTCGCCGCGACGGCGCTGACGCTCGTGGCCTCCGACCGTCACAGCCTCGGCTCCTATGCCGCCGGCGCCCTGGACCTGCTCGGCGCCGGCGTCGTGCTCGCCACGCTGCTCATCGGGCTCGAGCGCCTCGGGGCCTTCGGCAGTGCCGACGAGCGCGCCGGCGACGCCGACCCCCTGACGGGGGTCCTCACGCGCGCCGCGGCGCTCGTGGCCGCCGAGCACCTGCACCGCACCCGCGGGCCCGGCGCGCCGCTGGGCCTCGCGCTCGTCGACGTCGACGGGCTCAAGCGCATCGGCGACCGCCACGGCCCGCTGGCCGCCGACGCCGTCCTGCTCACCGTCGCCACGCGCCTGCGCGAGCAGCTGCGCGACGCCGACGTGCTCGGGCGCGCCGGCGAGGAGGGCTTCCTCGTGCTGCTGCCCGACACGGACGCCGACGGCGTGACGCTGGCCATCGACCGGGCCGTGGCCGCGGTCCGCGACGAGCCGGTGGGGACCTGGGCCCACGACGTACGCACCACCGCCTCGGGCGGCATCGCCATGGTCGGCCCGGACGACGACGGGATCGCCGTGGCGCTGGCCGCGGCCGACCTCGCGCTCAACCAGGCCAAGGCGCATGGCCGCGATCAGGTCGTCAGTCCTGCTCGCGGCCAGGTCGTGCCGCTGCGTCGCGCAGGCGTTGGACCTCCGCAGGACTGA
- a CDS encoding ankyrin repeat domain-containing protein, giving the protein MGTPAPEPLGLDALHRRAKELARAHAAGDPAAVARAGAHRANPLKPLKVAGAQHVLARELGFDSWPRLRAYVQRVETHGTALEHAYHEDLGSYEGRAEGLLASARDGTPGALAPFEGTGAPLTSAGARTVVAQRHGFATWSALRRHVEDLREGGEPFARAYRAVEARADGALRELLDLFPDLVTARGTNGNDLLGMATATGDERVVDLLLERGSDPNHANAHGWTPLHQTAYSDQPRLARRLLDAGAWPEVSARGEGGTPLVAALFWGHRRVTEVLEPEGVLPRNLRAAAGLGRLDVLDELVAADGTVSPAAGAHRGFYRPHSGFPPWAPSDDPQEVLDEALSWAARSDRVEALDVLVARGARVDADVYRGTALAWAAASGRVAAVGRLLALGADVDARGTFGGPDHGDGVTALHLAAQGGRREVVEALLAAGADPALRDAGHDGTAAGWAQVGGHDALAALLCEREG; this is encoded by the coding sequence GTGGGCACGCCGGCGCCCGAGCCGCTGGGCCTGGACGCGCTGCACCGCCGCGCCAAGGAGCTCGCGCGCGCCCACGCCGCCGGCGACCCCGCAGCCGTCGCGCGCGCCGGGGCCCACCGTGCCAACCCGCTCAAGCCGCTGAAGGTCGCGGGCGCCCAGCACGTCCTGGCCCGCGAGCTGGGCTTCGACTCGTGGCCGCGGCTGCGCGCCTACGTACAGCGCGTGGAGACCCACGGCACCGCGCTCGAGCACGCCTACCACGAGGACCTCGGCTCCTACGAGGGCCGCGCGGAGGGCCTGCTGGCCTCCGCCCGGGACGGCACGCCCGGCGCCCTGGCGCCGTTCGAGGGGACGGGGGCGCCGCTCACGAGCGCCGGCGCGCGCACCGTCGTCGCCCAGCGCCACGGCTTTGCGACCTGGTCGGCGCTGCGCCGCCACGTCGAGGACCTGCGCGAGGGCGGTGAGCCGTTCGCCCGCGCCTACCGGGCCGTGGAGGCCCGCGCCGACGGCGCCCTGCGGGAGCTCCTGGACCTCTTCCCCGACCTCGTGACCGCCCGCGGCACCAACGGCAACGACCTGCTGGGGATGGCCACCGCGACCGGCGACGAGCGCGTCGTCGACCTGCTGCTGGAGCGCGGCTCCGATCCCAACCATGCCAACGCTCACGGCTGGACGCCGCTGCACCAGACGGCCTACAGCGACCAGCCGCGGCTGGCGCGCCGGCTGCTGGACGCCGGCGCCTGGCCCGAGGTCAGCGCCCGCGGCGAGGGCGGCACGCCGCTCGTCGCCGCGCTGTTCTGGGGCCACCGCCGGGTGACCGAGGTCCTCGAGCCCGAGGGCGTCCTGCCGCGCAACCTCCGCGCGGCCGCCGGCCTGGGGCGCCTGGACGTCCTCGACGAGCTCGTCGCCGCCGACGGCACCGTCTCACCCGCCGCCGGCGCACACCGCGGGTTCTACCGCCCCCACAGCGGCTTCCCGCCGTGGGCGCCGTCCGACGATCCCCAGGAGGTCCTCGACGAGGCGCTCTCGTGGGCCGCGCGCAGCGACCGCGTCGAGGCGCTCGACGTCCTCGTGGCGCGCGGCGCCCGCGTCGACGCCGACGTCTATCGCGGCACGGCGCTGGCCTGGGCGGCGGCGTCGGGGCGCGTGGCGGCCGTCGGGCGCCTCCTCGCGCTGGGCGCCGACGTCGACGCCCGCGGCACGTTCGGCGGCCCCGACCACGGCGACGGCGTGACCGCGCTGCACCTCGCCGCCCAGGGCGGCCGCCGCGAGGTCGTCGAGGCGCTGCTGGCCGCCGGCGCCGATCCGGCGCTGCGCGACGCCGGGCACGACGGCACCGCCGCCGGCTGGGCGCAGGTCGGCGGCCACGACGCGCTGGCGGCCCTGCTGTGCGAGCGTGAGGGCTGA
- the aroF gene encoding 3-deoxy-7-phosphoheptulonate synthase, whose amino-acid sequence MMIVMKPTATDEQVQAVIERIESVGAQAHPSRGEEVTVIGAIGDREHVARLGLEGHEGVEKVVPILKPYKLASTQLKGEARTVLEIGGRRIGGDHFALIAGPCTVETRDQTLDTADAMLAAGATMFRGGAYKPRTSPYAFQGLGQEGLRLLAEAKERTGLPIVTELMDARDIEAVAEVADVIQIGARNMQNYPLLSEIGRSGIPVLIKRGLSSTLEELIMAAEYVLKEGNEAVMLCERGIRTFETAYRFTLDLTAIPVLKEMTHLPVVVDPSHAAGRRALVEPLSLAAAAAGADGIIVECHPEPDEAICDGPQQLRVDGFAEYAAKVEQAAILGGKLPFGATAAAARA is encoded by the coding sequence ATGATGATCGTGATGAAGCCGACGGCCACCGACGAGCAGGTGCAGGCCGTCATCGAGCGGATCGAGTCCGTCGGCGCGCAGGCCCACCCCAGTCGCGGGGAGGAGGTCACCGTGATCGGCGCGATCGGCGACCGCGAGCACGTCGCGCGCCTGGGCCTGGAGGGCCACGAGGGCGTCGAGAAGGTCGTCCCGATCCTCAAGCCCTACAAGCTGGCCTCGACCCAGCTCAAGGGCGAGGCCCGCACGGTGCTGGAGATCGGCGGCCGGCGAATCGGCGGCGACCACTTCGCCCTCATCGCCGGCCCCTGCACCGTCGAGACGCGCGACCAGACGCTCGACACCGCCGACGCGATGCTGGCCGCCGGCGCCACGATGTTCCGCGGCGGCGCCTACAAGCCGCGCACGTCGCCCTACGCGTTCCAGGGCCTGGGCCAGGAGGGCCTGCGCCTGCTCGCCGAGGCCAAGGAGCGCACCGGCCTGCCGATCGTCACCGAGCTCATGGACGCCCGTGACATCGAGGCCGTCGCCGAGGTCGCCGACGTCATCCAGATCGGCGCGCGCAACATGCAGAACTACCCCTTGCTGAGCGAGATCGGCCGCAGCGGGATCCCCGTGCTCATCAAGCGCGGGCTCTCGAGCACGCTCGAGGAGCTCATCATGGCCGCCGAGTACGTCCTCAAGGAGGGCAACGAGGCCGTCATGCTCTGTGAGCGCGGCATCCGCACCTTCGAGACCGCCTACCGCTTCACGCTGGACCTCACGGCGATCCCCGTGCTCAAGGAGATGACGCACCTGCCCGTCGTCGTCGACCCCAGCCACGCCGCCGGGCGCCGCGCGCTCGTTGAGCCCCTGTCGCTCGCCGCCGCGGCCGCGGGGGCCGACGGCATCATCGTCGAGTGCCACCCCGAGCCCGACGAGGCGATCTGCGACGGGCCGCAGCAGCTGCGCGTCGACGGGTTCGCCGAGTACGCGGCCAAGGTCGAGCAGGCCGCGATCCTCGGCGGCAAGCTGCCCTTCGGCGCCACCGCCGCGGCCGCCCGGGCGTGA
- the aroH gene encoding chorismate mutase, producing MRLFALRGAITVDRNTAQAILGATELLMREIMERNDLVPEDVVSCLFTLTEDLDAEFPAVAARGLGFGQVPLMCAREVPVPGSLPRVIRVMMHYHAADDHTARHVYLGEARSLRRDLDSAQ from the coding sequence ATGCGGCTCTTCGCCCTCCGAGGCGCGATCACGGTCGACCGGAACACCGCGCAGGCGATCCTGGGTGCGACGGAGTTGCTCATGCGCGAGATCATGGAGCGCAACGACCTCGTGCCCGAGGACGTGGTGAGCTGCCTGTTCACGCTCACGGAGGACCTCGACGCCGAGTTCCCCGCCGTGGCGGCGCGGGGCCTGGGGTTCGGGCAGGTTCCGCTCATGTGCGCACGTGAGGTGCCGGTGCCGGGCTCGCTGCCGCGGGTGATCCGGGTGATGATGCACTACCACGCCGCCGACGATCACACCGCCCGGCACGTGTACCTCGGCGAGGCCAGGTCGCTGCGCCGCGACCTCGACTCGGCGCAGTGA
- the cmk gene encoding (d)CMP kinase yields the protein MARAVAHALGFTYLDTGAMYRCAALASLRGAGTVDAARIAFAEDRVLLDGEDVTTAIRTPGVTERASEVAARPEVREALIARQRELIAGGDWVAEGRDIATVVAPDAEVKVFLTASPQERARRRAAELGADAGVVARELALRDERDSGHGRTTLHPAPGATPLDTTGLSIDEVVQAIVARVPR from the coding sequence GTGGCGCGCGCGGTCGCGCACGCCCTGGGCTTCACCTACCTCGACACCGGGGCCATGTACCGCTGCGCCGCGCTGGCCTCCCTGCGCGGCGCCGGGACCGTCGACGCGGCGCGCATCGCCTTCGCCGAGGACCGCGTGCTGCTCGACGGCGAGGACGTCACGACGGCGATCAGGACGCCCGGGGTCACCGAGCGCGCCTCCGAGGTCGCCGCGCGGCCCGAGGTGCGCGAGGCGCTCATCGCCCGCCAGCGCGAGCTCATCGCCGGAGGCGACTGGGTCGCCGAGGGCCGCGACATCGCCACCGTCGTGGCGCCCGACGCCGAGGTCAAGGTCTTCCTGACCGCCTCCCCGCAGGAGCGCGCGCGGCGCCGCGCCGCCGAGCTGGGCGCCGACGCGGGCGTCGTCGCCCGCGAGCTGGCGCTGCGCGACGAGCGCGACAGCGGCCACGGCCGCACGACCCTGCACCCGGCGCCCGGCGCCACGCCGCTGGACACCACCGGCCTGTCGATCGACGAGGTCGTGCAGGCCATCGTCGCCCGGGTGCCGCGATGA
- the aroA gene encoding 3-phosphoshikimate 1-carboxyvinyltransferase, with protein sequence MSRARFDHARRLRGSVTPPSDKSISHRAAILGAMASEPVRVRNYLHAEDTVSSLEAMRALGALVTIDADEVVIRGTGLRETGEADGPIDVGNAGTLMRLLPGWLAGQEGRSYTLDGDASIRRRPVDRIAEPLRRMGAVIDATDGRLPPFTVHGTRLTAIDYELPVASAQVKSCVLLAGLMAEGATTVVEPVPSRDHTERMLAGAGVTVHRDGARITVSGVDELTPEDLVVPGDPSSAAFMIAAAVLVPGSRITVRATGTNWTRTGFLRILQRMGGIVVGDLEDAPGDAVPGHEPLGDLEVAHGPLIGTVVEAGEVPLAIDELPLVALLGCFAEGETVVRGAQELRLKESDRIATVVDGLRALGGELEATDDGFVVTGTGGLRGGTIGSHGDHRLAMLGAVAGLASSDGVTVDGMEAAAVSYPTFTDDLARLLG encoded by the coding sequence ATGAGCCGCGCCCGCTTCGACCACGCCCGCCGCCTGCGCGGGTCCGTCACGCCGCCGTCGGACAAGTCGATCTCGCACCGCGCGGCCATCCTCGGCGCGATGGCGTCCGAGCCCGTCCGGGTGCGCAACTACCTGCACGCCGAGGACACCGTCTCGTCGCTGGAGGCGATGCGGGCGCTCGGCGCGCTGGTGACCATCGACGCCGACGAGGTCGTCATCCGCGGGACCGGCCTGCGCGAGACGGGGGAGGCCGACGGGCCGATCGACGTCGGCAACGCCGGCACGCTGATGCGGCTGCTGCCGGGGTGGCTGGCCGGGCAGGAGGGACGGTCCTACACGCTGGACGGCGACGCGTCGATCCGCCGCCGGCCCGTGGACCGCATCGCCGAGCCGCTGCGGCGCATGGGCGCGGTCATCGACGCCACCGACGGTCGCCTGCCGCCGTTCACGGTGCACGGCACCCGCCTGACGGCCATCGACTACGAGCTGCCGGTCGCCAGCGCCCAGGTCAAGAGCTGCGTCCTGCTCGCCGGCCTGATGGCCGAGGGCGCCACGACGGTCGTCGAGCCCGTCCCGTCCCGCGACCACACGGAGCGCATGCTCGCCGGCGCGGGGGTGACCGTGCATCGCGACGGCGCGCGCATCACGGTGTCGGGCGTCGACGAGCTCACCCCGGAGGACCTCGTCGTGCCCGGCGACCCGTCATCGGCCGCGTTCATGATCGCCGCCGCCGTGCTCGTCCCCGGCTCGCGGATCACCGTGCGCGCCACGGGAACGAACTGGACCCGCACCGGCTTCCTGCGGATCCTGCAGCGCATGGGCGGCATCGTGGTCGGCGACCTGGAGGACGCCCCGGGCGACGCCGTCCCCGGCCACGAGCCGCTCGGCGACCTCGAGGTCGCCCACGGCCCGCTCATCGGCACCGTCGTGGAGGCCGGCGAGGTTCCGCTGGCCATCGACGAGCTGCCGCTCGTGGCGCTGCTGGGCTGCTTCGCCGAGGGCGAGACGGTCGTGCGCGGCGCCCAGGAGCTGCGGCTGAAGGAGTCCGACCGCATCGCGACGGTCGTCGACGGCCTGCGCGCGCTGGGCGGCGAGCTCGAGGCCACCGACGACGGCTTCGTCGTGACGGGCACCGGCGGCCTGCGCGGCGGCACGATCGGCTCGCACGGCGACCACCGCCTCGCGATGCTCGGCGCGGTGGCGGGCCTGGCCTCCTCCGACGGGGTCACCGTCGACGGGATGGAGGCCGCCGCGGTGTCCTACCCGACGTTCACGGACGACCTGGCGCGCCTGCTGGGCTAG
- a CDS encoding pyridoxal phosphate-dependent aminotransferase, which translates to MAIEFSAAVRRIPVYPAAAAYALPEDVALLASNESPEPPIPAVVAAVQAVLTGVNRYPDPTNSKLRGALSDRYDVPASRIAIGNGSCDILLAAGEALLEPGAEVVYAWPSFSVYPHISAATGATAIQVPLNDRHEHDLEAMLAEITVATRLVVVCNPNNPTSTALPLADVAAFVERVPPHVCLLLDEAYCEYNMLDDPDASIALLARHPNLVLLRTFSKVYGLCGLRVGYALCGSDAFVTAVNQVRQPFFCNAAAQAAATEALKHSDAVAQRVERAIIARVELEDGLAELGIRAAESQANFAWFDLPVDEDADPAEAERDIVRTLGERGVQVRAGTALGRPGALRVTYGTPEQNARFLRELGDLLA; encoded by the coding sequence ATGGCGATCGAGTTCTCCGCGGCCGTCCGCCGCATCCCCGTCTACCCCGCGGCCGCCGCCTACGCGCTGCCCGAGGACGTCGCGCTCCTGGCCTCCAACGAGTCCCCGGAGCCGCCGATCCCGGCGGTCGTGGCCGCGGTCCAGGCCGTGCTGACCGGCGTCAACCGCTACCCCGACCCCACCAACAGCAAGCTGCGCGGCGCGCTCAGCGACCGCTACGACGTGCCGGCCTCGCGCATCGCGATCGGCAACGGATCGTGCGACATCCTGCTCGCCGCCGGCGAGGCGCTGCTGGAGCCCGGGGCCGAGGTCGTCTACGCCTGGCCGTCGTTCAGCGTCTACCCGCACATCTCGGCGGCGACCGGCGCCACGGCGATCCAGGTGCCGCTCAACGACCGCCACGAGCACGACCTCGAGGCGATGCTCGCCGAGATCACGGTGGCCACCCGGCTCGTCGTCGTGTGCAACCCGAACAACCCGACGTCGACCGCCCTGCCGCTGGCCGACGTCGCGGCCTTCGTCGAGCGGGTGCCGCCGCACGTCTGCCTGCTGCTCGACGAGGCCTACTGCGAGTACAACATGCTCGACGACCCCGATGCGTCGATCGCGCTGCTGGCCAGGCACCCCAACCTGGTGCTCCTGCGGACCTTCAGCAAGGTGTACGGGCTCTGCGGGCTGCGGGTCGGCTACGCGCTGTGCGGAAGCGACGCGTTCGTCACCGCGGTCAACCAGGTCCGCCAGCCCTTCTTCTGCAACGCCGCCGCGCAGGCCGCCGCGACGGAGGCGCTCAAGCACTCCGACGCCGTCGCCCAGCGGGTCGAGCGGGCGATCATCGCGCGGGTCGAGCTCGAGGACGGCCTGGCGGAGCTGGGCATCCGCGCGGCCGAGTCGCAGGCCAACTTCGCCTGGTTCGACCTGCCCGTCGACGAGGACGCCGACCCGGCCGAGGCCGAGCGCGACATCGTCCGCACCCTCGGCGAGCGCGGCGTGCAGGTCCGCGCCGGCACGGCGCTCGGCCGCCCAGGCGCGCTGCGGGTCACCTACGGCACCCCGGAGCAGAACGCGCGGTTCCTGCGCGAGCTGGGAGATCTGCTCGCCTAG
- a CDS encoding MFS transporter, producing the protein MSVACLLAMRSRGPARAGTEPHEPLAVQLREAAAFVRTQTWLWGTLVAAALALLVFLGPMEVLVPFRIKHDLGSDAGAFGLVLAAGGAGTALGTFAVGHFGTPRREVTFLYWTWGLAALSLVGFGLAGAVWQMVVVGLAYGLLSGAGNPVWRTLMQVRVPPRMRGRVSSMDWLVSVGLTPVSFALTGPIAALAGAGTMLVVCGAAATFVTLALLYVVPGLRAEDGQLHAARLREASPAGAPGRP; encoded by the coding sequence GTGTCCGTCGCCTGCCTGCTGGCGATGCGCAGCCGCGGCCCGGCCCGCGCCGGCACCGAGCCGCACGAGCCGCTGGCCGTCCAGCTGCGCGAGGCGGCGGCCTTCGTGCGGACCCAGACCTGGCTGTGGGGCACGCTCGTGGCGGCGGCCCTGGCGCTGCTGGTCTTCCTCGGCCCCATGGAGGTCCTCGTCCCGTTCCGCATCAAGCACGACCTGGGCTCCGACGCGGGCGCCTTCGGGCTCGTGCTCGCCGCCGGAGGCGCGGGGACCGCGCTGGGGACGTTCGCCGTCGGCCACTTCGGCACGCCCCGGCGCGAGGTCACCTTCCTGTACTGGACGTGGGGGCTGGCGGCGCTGTCGCTCGTGGGCTTCGGCCTGGCCGGCGCGGTGTGGCAGATGGTCGTCGTCGGCCTGGCCTACGGCCTGCTCAGCGGGGCCGGCAACCCCGTGTGGCGCACGCTGATGCAGGTGCGGGTCCCGCCGCGGATGCGCGGCCGGGTGTCCTCCATGGACTGGCTGGTGTCCGTCGGGCTGACCCCGGTGTCGTTCGCGCTGACGGGCCCGATCGCGGCGCTGGCCGGCGCCGGGACGATGCTCGTGGTGTGCGGCGCGGCGGCGACGTTCGTGACGCTGGCGCTGCTCTACGTCGTCCCCGGGCTGCGCGCCGAGGACGGCCAGCTGCACGCGGCGCGGCTGCGCGAGGCTAGCCCAGCAGGCGCGCCAGGTCGTCCGTGA
- a CDS encoding prephenate dehydrogenase/arogenate dehydrogenase family protein, translating into MGPRPRRARPRPAARRGRRGRRPALRAGPADVALVASPVDALRVTVDAACAACDGAVVTDVGSTKRALVEHAPIERFIGGHPLAGAEVAGVEHARADLFDQATWYLTPRPGSPGVLLERLHRFVAGLGAVPTVIGHAEHDRLMAAFSHVPHVIANAMVVQATRALGGEAIPVVGPSFRDATRVAGANPPLWAGIYASNREAVLAQLDATIDVLAQARALLAQPDGRDALEAWQAQAAEQRRALLDVGMTGGPLREIRAVVPNRPGVIADLALTLSAAGINIHDMSLSPQPDFRSGEVALWVAEALEPRARELVGDVLARPEDAA; encoded by the coding sequence GTGGGACCCCGACCCCGCCGTGCGCGACCGCGCCCTGCAGCGCGGCGTGGTCGACGCGGTCGTCGCCCAGCCCTCCGCGCTGGGCCCGCCGACGTCGCGCTCGTCGCGTCGCCCGTCGATGCGCTGCGGGTCACCGTCGACGCGGCCTGCGCGGCCTGCGACGGCGCGGTCGTCACCGACGTCGGCTCCACGAAGCGCGCGCTCGTCGAGCACGCGCCGATCGAGCGCTTCATCGGCGGCCACCCGCTGGCCGGGGCCGAGGTCGCCGGCGTCGAGCACGCCCGCGCCGACCTCTTCGACCAGGCCACCTGGTACCTCACGCCGCGCCCCGGCAGCCCGGGCGTGCTGCTCGAGCGCCTGCACCGCTTCGTCGCCGGGCTCGGCGCGGTGCCGACCGTCATCGGCCACGCCGAGCACGACCGGCTCATGGCCGCCTTCTCGCACGTCCCTCACGTCATCGCCAACGCCATGGTCGTGCAGGCCACGCGGGCGCTGGGCGGCGAGGCCATCCCGGTCGTCGGGCCCAGCTTCCGCGACGCCACCCGCGTAGCGGGCGCCAACCCGCCGCTGTGGGCCGGCATCTACGCGTCCAACCGCGAGGCCGTCCTCGCCCAGCTCGACGCCACCATCGACGTCCTGGCGCAGGCCCGTGCGCTGCTGGCCCAGCCCGACGGCCGCGACGCGCTGGAGGCCTGGCAGGCACAGGCCGCCGAGCAGCGCCGCGCGCTGCTGGACGTCGGCATGACCGGCGGCCCGCTGCGCGAGATCCGCGCGGTCGTGCCCAACCGTCCCGGCGTGATCGCCGATCTCGCCCTCACCCTCAGCGCCGCGGGGATCAACATCCACGACATGAGCCTCTCGCCCCAGCCCGACTTCCGCAGCGGCGAGGTCGCCCTGTGGGTGGCCGAGGCCCTCGAGCCGCGCGCCCGCGAGCTCGTCGGCGACGTCCTCGCCCGACCGGAGGACGCCGCATGA
- the rlmN gene encoding 23S rRNA (adenine(2503)-C(2))-methyltransferase RlmN — translation MDLDLLQRMLAELGQPAFRARQVWEWTAGGADGYADMTNLPVALRDELAARVPFSTLTVTNEAHAADGTVKALFATHDGRPVEAVLMRYRDGRRSLCLSSQSGCPLTCTFCATGAMKFGRNLTASEILDQALHFRRTEDVDHVVFMGMGEPMMNLDAVLGACRRLPDLGVTHRRTAISTVGWVPGIDRLTESDMPIRLALSLHAADEELRSAIMPVNDRYPLREVLAACDRFYERKRRMVFIEYVMLAGVNDRYEQAVQLARVLDPKKYKINLIPYNPTGTYDGSGRDAIAAFRAALEEHGIGATVRLTRGQDIEAACGQLAAKALAS, via the coding sequence ATGGACCTCGACCTCCTGCAGCGCATGCTCGCCGAGCTCGGCCAGCCCGCGTTCCGCGCCCGCCAGGTGTGGGAGTGGACCGCGGGCGGCGCGGACGGCTACGCCGACATGACCAACCTGCCCGTCGCCCTGCGCGACGAGCTGGCCGCGCGCGTGCCCTTCAGCACGCTGACGGTCACCAACGAGGCCCACGCCGCCGACGGCACGGTCAAGGCCCTGTTCGCCACCCACGACGGCCGCCCGGTCGAGGCCGTGCTCATGCGCTACCGCGACGGCCGGCGCTCGCTGTGCCTGTCCTCGCAGTCGGGCTGCCCGCTGACGTGCACGTTCTGCGCGACGGGGGCGATGAAGTTCGGCCGCAACCTCACCGCCTCGGAGATCCTGGACCAGGCGCTGCACTTCCGCCGCACCGAGGACGTCGACCACGTCGTGTTCATGGGCATGGGCGAGCCGATGATGAACCTCGACGCCGTGCTCGGCGCCTGCCGGCGCCTGCCCGACCTCGGCGTGACGCACCGACGCACGGCGATCTCGACGGTGGGCTGGGTGCCGGGGATCGATCGCCTGACCGAGAGCGACATGCCGATCCGCCTGGCGCTGTCGCTGCACGCCGCCGACGAGGAGCTGCGCTCGGCGATCATGCCCGTCAACGACCGCTACCCGCTGCGCGAGGTGCTCGCCGCCTGCGACCGCTTCTACGAGCGCAAGCGCCGGATGGTGTTCATCGAGTACGTGATGCTCGCCGGCGTCAACGACCGCTACGAGCAGGCCGTCCAGCTCGCCCGGGTGCTCGATCCCAAGAAGTACAAGATCAACCTCATCCCCTACAACCCGACGGGGACCTACGACGGCTCGGGCCGCGACGCGATCGCGGCCTTCCGCGCCGCGCTGGAGGAGCACGGCATCGGCGCGACGGTGCGCCTCACCCGCGGGCAGGACATCGAGGCGGCCTGCGGCCAGCTGGCCGCCAAGGCCCTGGCCTCCTGA
- a CDS encoding pseudouridine synthase: MRLAKFLAHAGVASRRAAEEIVRDGRVTVAREVVVDPARDVDGDEPVAVDGRTVRPPEERAVWAVHKPAGVVSTARDTHGRPTVVGMVRKAGTRLYPVGRLDADTTGLILLTDDGDLANQLTHPKFEVTKTYLAEVDNGPVREPALRALRAGVVLDDGRTAPAGVRQLRSGVLELTLREGRKRQVKRMCEHVGHPVRKLSRVAFGPLRLGDLAEGAVRRLSPAEVQRLRDAAARPGREQD, translated from the coding sequence ATGCGCCTCGCGAAGTTCCTCGCCCACGCCGGTGTCGCCTCCCGCCGCGCCGCGGAGGAGATCGTGCGCGACGGGCGCGTCACCGTCGCCCGCGAGGTCGTGGTCGACCCGGCGCGCGACGTCGACGGCGACGAGCCCGTCGCCGTGGACGGCAGGACGGTCCGCCCGCCCGAGGAGCGCGCGGTCTGGGCCGTCCACAAGCCCGCGGGCGTCGTCTCGACCGCGCGCGACACGCACGGGCGCCCCACGGTGGTCGGCATGGTCCGCAAGGCGGGCACGCGCCTGTACCCCGTGGGGCGCCTGGACGCCGACACGACCGGGCTGATCCTGCTCACCGACGACGGCGACCTGGCCAACCAGCTCACCCACCCGAAGTTCGAGGTGACCAAGACCTACCTCGCCGAGGTCGACAACGGCCCGGTGCGCGAGCCGGCGCTGCGGGCGCTGCGGGCCGGCGTCGTGCTCGACGACGGCAGGACGGCGCCCGCCGGCGTCCGGCAGCTGCGCTCCGGCGTGCTCGAGCTCACCCTGCGCGAGGGGCGCAAGCGCCAGGTCAAGCGGATGTGCGAGCACGTCGGCCACCCGGTGCGCAAGCTGTCACGCGTGGCGTTCGGGCCGCTGCGCCTCGGCGACCTCGCCGAGGGGGCCGTGCGTCGCCTCAGTCCTGCGGAGGTCCAACGCCTGCGCGACGCAGCGGCACGACCTGGCCGCGAGCAGGACTGA